Below is a window of Aerococcus viridans DNA.
TTTATTCCCTCATGAATAAAATTAGTGATACGGAATTTGTAGATGGGGCACGTGATTATCGGTTAATGACCAGACAGATGGTGAATGCTATTCTTGAGTTGACAGAGTACAACCGCTTTTCAAAGGGATTATTTTCGTGGGTAGGATTTAATACTATCTATCTTGAATTTGAAAATAGAGAAAGAGTCGCTGGTAATACTACTTGGTCTTTCTGGAGCTTGTTTAAATATTCAGTAGAAGGAATCATCAATTTTTCTGAAGTACCTTTGTCAATTGCTTCATATTCTGGAGCCTTGATGTTCGTCATTTCTATTATTGCAGGATTGATCATAATATTACGCGCTTTAATATTCGGAGATCCAACTGCGGGGTGGCCTTCTCTAGTAGTGATTATCTTGTTTATCGGCGGTATTCAGTTATTGTGTCTCGGTATCATCGGAAAATACATTAGCAAAATTTTCCTAGAAACTAAAAATAGACCCATATTTATTATTAAAGAAACTGAAGCAGATTTAAGAGAAGAGTGGAACGAGGATTAATGATGGCATTTATAGATAAGTTGAAGAAACAGTTATTTAATCAAGAATTTGTTATCTATGTAGTTTTTGGCGTATTAACAACATTAGTCAATATTGTGTCATTCTTTCTAATGAGACAAGTATCAAGTCTTTTTGTTTCTAATACAGTGGCTTGGATTTTATCTATTATATTTGCTTATATTACCAATAAGATTTGGGTGTTTAAAGCAAGAGAATGGTCAATACGTATAATTCTTAAAGAATTTGCCAGCTTTGTCACTTTCCGTTTATTATCTTTTTTGATTGACATGTTGTTAATGTTTTTATTAACCTACCTAAGTATAGGAGAAGGTTGGGCAAAACTTGTAACACAAATTGTGGTCGTCTTGTTGAATTATATTTTTAGTAAAGTATTTATATTCAAATAAATTATGATGTTAATCACTAAAAAATCGCTACCAATGTACTTAGTTTTCTAGGTACTTGGTAGCGATTTTATTGTTTATACTAATTATTTGCTTCTTCTAAACTGTCGACTTGGCCCTCTAAGGCTTCGATACGAGATTCCATCTCTTGGATTTGAAGATTGATTTCTTTAGAACTATCGATTGTTGGCGCCACATCTTCATTAGGGTTCATTACCATAATTAACCAAATTAAAAGAAAAATAATGGCCACGGCAAGGGTGATATATAACCAGTTTAACTTGGGCGACCCTTTGTCTAGATATTCCAGGGTTTCCTCAACTTTTTGTCGGTCCATGTTCTTTAAACGATTATATAGTTCATTCAAGTCGTTTTCGTTATTTTTTTGATCGCGTGACATGGTCAACCTCCTTTAACTTGTGTGTAAAAGTAATTAATGACTAGGTGATTAGAAAGCCCATTCTCCTTGACGGAAGATAGGGAATACGTTACCATCTGCGTCAATACCATCGACATCCATTTCAGCTGATCCAATCATGAAATCAACGTGAACATGGCTACGGTTGACACCAGCTGCCTGTAATTCTTCTTCTGACATGTCAGTTCCACCTTTAACATTAGTTGGGTAAGCAGCACCGATTGCCAAGTGGTTTGAAGCATTCTCATCAAATAGGGTATTGTAGAATGTTAGGTTACTTTGAGAAATTGGTGATTTATGAGGCACTAGGGCAACTTCACCTAAACCTTGTGCACCATCATTGTTGAAGACTAAATCTTTCATGATTTGCTCACCTTTATCAGCTGTAACGTCTACAATTTTACCGTCTGCAAAGGTTACTTTGATGCCTTCAATCGTAGAACCCGCGTAAGATAGTGGTTTTGTTGAAGTCACATAGCCATCCATCACGTTTGTATCTGGTGCTGTGAAGACTTCTTCAGTTGGCATATTAGCGATAAATGGTGAACCTTCAGGGTTAAAGCTTTGAGCAGATACCCAGATGTGACCTTCAGGTAAACCCAATGTTAAATCTGTACCAGGTGCAGTGTAGTGTAATTTTTTGAATTGTTTATCGTTTAATTTTTGTGCTTTTTCGTCTAACAAGTCACGGTGGTTGTTCCAAGCTTCTACTGGATCAGCTTCGTATACACGACTAGCTTTGAAAATGGCATCCCATAATGCATCTGTTGCTGCTTGTTTATCTTCAGCTAATTCAGGGAAAACGTGTTTCGCCCAGCCGTAGTCAGCAGCTGCTGCAACTGTCCATTTAACTTGATCATTCATTGTCGCAGTACGGACAACTTTTAATTTTTGACCGTGGTTGGTTTGTACTGTGTCAATCTTACTTGGATCAATACCGTTTAATAAATCTGGGTCACCAGATACGATTGAAAGGCGTGACACTTTTTGATTTAAAATTAAATCTTCTTGGCGGGCTACAGTATAGTCTGCAACTTCGGCTAAATCTTCTGTAGTTTGGTATTCGAAGTCTAAGCGATTAGTGTAATCATCTTTCCAAGTGAAGTGTACACGACGAGCTCCGTTTTCATAAGCATGTTTTGCTAAGAAGTGGGCTAGAGGGGCTTGGTCGACAGCAATGTAAATCATTACATTGTCACCTTTTTGTACATTAATGCCTTTTTCGATTAATAGGTTTGCATATTTGTCTAATAATTGGTCAAAATTTTTCATATAGATTAAATCCTCCTAATACTTATTGTTGTTTTTGATAGGTATTTACACATTGCTGAGCAAGTTGTTCAATTAGAGGGATATCCTCATCTTCAGGATACAACTCAATCTTCACAGCTTCACCAGCTTGGGTTGCACCGGTTTTTTTGAATTGTAAGGTAAAATCATCAACGGATTTACAGAACTCTTCGTAATCATACTCACCAGACCCTAATGTTGCAAATATTTTTCCTGTTAGATCTACATCCGCCAATTCTTCATAAAGATCCACTATTTCATCTGGTAGATCTGCTGCAGCCCCATAAGTATAAGTAACGACAACGCAGATATCTTCTTCTAGAAAATCAGTCGCATATACAGATTGGCATTCTACCATACGTGCATCTACGCCCAAATTAACTAAGGATGTGGTCATAATATTTGCTATTTCTTCATCATTTCCAGTTAAAGAAGCAAAGGTAACTAGTGCCTTTGGCAATATGGTTCGCTCCTTTCAATTATAATTTTCATTCCCAATTAAATTATAGCAAAAAAAGCACTCTTTGACGATATAGAGTGCTTTCATTTAATATATAGGCAATTGTCTAAGCCAATCGATAGCTATCAATGTTTTCAAATGCTACTTGAGTCTCTTCAGGTAGTTGAATTTTTAAATAGTTAAAGATAATTTCAAATAATACACGAGCATCGTTAAAGCGGTTTTCTGAAATCAACCGTACGATATCACCTAAGTACATCATAAATGGATACATATCCAAAATGAAATCAGTAGGTTCATCCGACTGGTATCTTTCTAAAATAGCTGTCATGACAGTCCGAGAGCATTCTAATGCTTCTTTGACTAAAAAGTCGTGGTTACCAATATCCAATATTGTCTTCAATATGGCTTCGCTAGTAGTTAA
It encodes the following:
- a CDS encoding glycosyltransferase family 2 protein, producing MLSVIVPCYNEEESIHLFYKEMEKVKQLMDQDIEYIFVNDGSSDNSLNEMRKLAKENDQVRYISLSRNFGKEAGIYAGLKQAKGDFVTLMDVDLQDPPELLPVMLDKLYQDPTLDCVGTRRVDRGGEPPIRSFFAKKFYSLMNKISDTEFVDGARDYRLMTRQMVNAILELTEYNRFSKGLFSWVGFNTIYLEFENRERVAGNTTWSFWSLFKYSVEGIINFSEVPLSIASYSGALMFVISIIAGLIIILRALIFGDPTAGWPSLVVIILFIGGIQLLCLGIIGKYISKIFLETKNRPIFIIKETEADLREEWNED
- a CDS encoding GtrA family protein gives rise to the protein MAFIDKLKKQLFNQEFVIYVVFGVLTTLVNIVSFFLMRQVSSLFVSNTVAWILSIIFAYITNKIWVFKAREWSIRIILKEFASFVTFRLLSFLIDMLLMFLLTYLSIGEGWAKLVTQIVVVLLNYIFSKVFIFK
- a CDS encoding aminopeptidase, encoding MYMKNFDQLLDKYANLLIEKGINVQKGDNVMIYIAVDQAPLAHFLAKHAYENGARRVHFTWKDDYTNRLDFEYQTTEDLAEVADYTVARQEDLILNQKVSRLSIVSGDPDLLNGIDPSKIDTVQTNHGQKLKVVRTATMNDQVKWTVAAAADYGWAKHVFPELAEDKQAATDALWDAIFKASRVYEADPVEAWNNHRDLLDEKAQKLNDKQFKKLHYTAPGTDLTLGLPEGHIWVSAQSFNPEGSPFIANMPTEEVFTAPDTNVMDGYVTSTKPLSYAGSTIEGIKVTFADGKIVDVTADKGEQIMKDLVFNNDGAQGLGEVALVPHKSPISQSNLTFYNTLFDENASNHLAIGAAYPTNVKGGTDMSEEELQAAGVNRSHVHVDFMIGSAEMDVDGIDADGNVFPIFRQGEWAF
- a CDS encoding flavodoxin gives rise to the protein MPKALVTFASLTGNDEEIANIMTTSLVNLGVDARMVECQSVYATDFLEEDICVVVTYTYGAAADLPDEIVDLYEELADVDLTGKIFATLGSGEYDYEEFCKSVDDFTLQFKKTGATQAGEAVKIELYPEDEDIPLIEQLAQQCVNTYQKQQ